In Alicyclobacillus macrosporangiidus CPP55, a single window of DNA contains:
- a CDS encoding HD-GYP domain-containing protein produces MAELWIDAEGVIERAEGNTEPLLGFRPEELVGLPCELLHPELSEPGLHTLFVRRRDGQTVLIHAFVDKDPASGECKAHLQDVFGGETERARLAFQYALFRGLAFAAEYGDPDLLEHLQRVERYTSWIARGALGLSETDVARLTVAAYVHDVGKSAIPREILYKPAPLTPEERTLVETHTDKGWAVLQEVERHVKRQASWLYDELTWRLAKDVARYHHENWDGTGYPEKKAGEDIPLAARVVKVVDVLDALLHARPYKSAWSNEQVRREIIAKTKTEFDPKLAEWLLAHEEQWLQTGNSANAGGNGPWWH; encoded by the coding sequence ATGGCGGAGCTTTGGATTGACGCTGAAGGCGTAATCGAGCGTGCGGAAGGCAACACCGAACCGCTGCTGGGGTTTCGGCCCGAGGAGTTGGTGGGGCTGCCCTGTGAGTTGTTGCATCCAGAACTCTCCGAGCCGGGGTTGCACACGCTGTTTGTTCGGCGAAGAGATGGGCAGACAGTGCTCATTCACGCGTTTGTGGACAAAGATCCAGCGTCCGGTGAGTGCAAAGCACACCTGCAAGACGTGTTTGGCGGGGAAACGGAGCGGGCGCGGTTGGCGTTTCAGTACGCTTTGTTCCGGGGGCTGGCATTTGCCGCCGAGTACGGAGACCCGGACTTGCTGGAACACCTGCAGCGCGTGGAGAGGTACACGTCGTGGATTGCCCGTGGGGCGCTCGGGCTTTCGGAGACGGACGTGGCGCGCCTGACGGTCGCTGCTTACGTGCACGATGTGGGTAAGTCCGCGATCCCGCGCGAGATCCTGTACAAACCCGCTCCGCTGACCCCAGAAGAGCGCACGCTTGTGGAGACGCACACGGACAAGGGATGGGCGGTGCTGCAAGAGGTCGAGCGGCACGTCAAGCGCCAGGCGTCTTGGCTTTACGACGAACTGACATGGCGGTTGGCCAAGGACGTGGCGAGATACCATCACGAGAACTGGGACGGCACCGGGTATCCAGAGAAGAAAGCCGGTGAGGACATTCCGCTTGCCGCGAGGGTGGTCAAGGTGGTGGACGTGTTGGACGCGCTGCTTCATGCTCGCCCGTATAAGTCCGCGTGGTCCAATGAACAGGTTCGCCGGGAGATCATCGCCAAGACTAAGACGGAGTTTGACCCGAAACTCGCTGAGTGGCTGCTTGCGCACGAAGAGCAATGGTTGCAGACGGGGAACAGCGCCAATGCAGGGGGGAATGGACCGTGGTGGCATTGA
- a CDS encoding Ig-like domain-containing protein codes for MFEGLKRPLRWRPAGGENMVPRIVLILAAIGITGAAVTGMWVTYAHGGHKQAVAADDMAQRLWGQHTPGYTVSVHNGVGNAIQTGIVGMDVTLTASSQRAYVGQSVTLTATASEGVNGYELTIFDQTTGEWIGQPITSGTGATATVSQSQPGSHTYIAYVGRPGSSADAAVFSQPVTVTWATLSLSVQATPNTNVLPGQHVTIIGQVTSDGRGVSGETVTLSANGGSLSASQVATDQSGNFTATFTPAAQGTYTITASFLGKTATTSVQVRPAFTVSLQASTQTLVAGQSVTLSTTVNQNVSPFSLDILDQTTGQRVAGPVSSGNSLNTTLSQNAAGTHTYVARIQDAGGGTVAQSEAVTVTWQDVTVQLEGQVANSSSNQFSWTVSTNTAVERLGYTVILMDQTTGQTVGTMRQGTSQTFYTTITDGRAHTYAANLYDAQGHLLQSSHTLTAYPGYNQATGSYWVPGSCTTIQQCTTTDQLVCWWEPAFGGQECMHVPVTTCTPVTTCTPGHWETSYTYVPPHIS; via the coding sequence ATGTTCGAGGGCCTGAAGAGGCCTCTACGCTGGCGGCCCGCTGGCGGAGAAAATATGGTGCCGCGCATCGTCTTGATCCTGGCGGCCATCGGCATCACTGGCGCTGCAGTGACAGGCATGTGGGTGACTTACGCCCATGGCGGGCACAAACAAGCGGTGGCTGCAGACGATATGGCACAAAGGCTTTGGGGACAACACACGCCTGGCTATACGGTAAGCGTGCACAATGGGGTCGGAAATGCAATTCAAACCGGTATCGTGGGTATGGACGTTACCCTGACAGCAAGCTCGCAGCGGGCGTATGTCGGTCAGAGCGTCACTCTGACAGCGACCGCAAGCGAAGGCGTGAACGGCTATGAATTGACGATTTTCGATCAAACCACCGGCGAATGGATCGGGCAGCCTATAACGAGCGGAACAGGAGCCACGGCTACAGTCTCCCAATCCCAACCGGGTTCGCATACGTATATCGCCTATGTAGGGCGTCCTGGTAGCTCGGCCGACGCAGCGGTGTTCTCGCAACCTGTGACGGTTACATGGGCTACGCTGAGCCTCAGTGTCCAGGCAACCCCGAACACGAATGTTTTGCCCGGTCAACATGTCACGATTATCGGACAAGTCACATCCGATGGAAGGGGTGTATCCGGTGAGACAGTGACGCTATCTGCGAACGGCGGAAGCTTGTCTGCATCACAGGTTGCCACAGACCAAAGCGGTAACTTCACAGCGACGTTTACGCCCGCTGCGCAAGGGACGTACACAATCACGGCGTCTTTCCTTGGAAAGACCGCTACCACTTCGGTCCAGGTGCGCCCGGCGTTCACAGTGTCACTTCAGGCCAGTACACAGACGTTGGTGGCGGGTCAAAGCGTCACCCTGAGTACGACAGTGAACCAAAACGTGTCACCGTTCTCGCTCGACATCCTGGACCAGACAACTGGTCAGCGAGTGGCCGGTCCAGTTTCGAGTGGTAATTCTCTCAATACCACCTTGTCGCAAAACGCGGCGGGTACCCACACCTATGTGGCTCGTATTCAGGATGCGGGCGGTGGCACGGTTGCGCAGTCGGAGGCAGTGACGGTGACGTGGCAAGATGTCACTGTGCAACTGGAGGGTCAGGTCGCCAACAGCAGTTCCAACCAGTTCTCGTGGACGGTGAGCACGAACACCGCGGTCGAGCGGCTAGGGTATACCGTGATCCTGATGGATCAGACCACCGGGCAGACCGTGGGAACCATGCGGCAGGGAACATCCCAGACCTTTTACACGACCATCACGGATGGACGTGCCCACACGTACGCGGCAAACCTGTATGACGCGCAGGGGCACCTGTTGCAATCGAGCCACACGCTGACTGCGTATCCGGGCTACAACCAAGCCACGGGCAGCTACTGGGTGCCCGGGTCGTGCACGACAATCCAGCAGTGCACCACGACAGATCAGTTAGTATGTTGGTGGGAACCTGCATTCGGGGGACAGGAGTGTATGCACGTGCCTGTAACCACCTGCACGCCTGTCACCACCTGTACACCAGGACACTGGGAGACGAGCTACACATATGTGCCGCCGCATATCTCTTGA
- a CDS encoding AAA family ATPase, with protein sequence MFALVCKDGASDVQAQCAGVFEVHVVTAMSELKRLAAEGELEGVFVDARLNVAAAIQERLPEVPVYEYMPPFRLADAMRWHEQIRKAVPESPAPQTFTLTSSPSPPPEPKPKSPNPERPRSVELPFRHTVSAPVRRRTPVIMLDSPKGGAGRSTLGAHMAYYGALRGKRVAVIDLDTNGDIAQKFGFADAPDVRGWRGNSVEEAVRDGMCLVHESGLHLFPSAQSPEVVLQDPEDALHLLQLCLEEMDAVLLDMPQGWTPVHQAVLPYTTQVLFVVVPAVDQLARIQEHADKLVFAGLSKADVSPILNKSKKARSDERAMAQYLLPFSVRAVVPFDPTIEKRGGINGKRIVRAMKPFWDEVFGFVAPRKRRRWFGLLGR encoded by the coding sequence GTGTTTGCACTGGTCTGCAAGGACGGGGCGAGCGACGTGCAGGCCCAGTGCGCCGGGGTGTTCGAGGTGCACGTGGTCACGGCGATGAGTGAATTGAAACGGCTTGCGGCGGAGGGCGAATTGGAAGGCGTCTTTGTGGATGCCCGGTTAAACGTCGCAGCGGCGATCCAGGAGCGCTTACCGGAAGTTCCGGTGTACGAGTACATGCCACCGTTTCGGCTCGCGGATGCCATGCGCTGGCATGAACAGATTCGCAAAGCGGTGCCTGAATCTCCGGCGCCGCAGACGTTTACACTGACTTCTTCTCCGTCTCCTCCACCTGAACCGAAGCCGAAATCACCAAATCCAGAAAGACCTCGCTCAGTCGAATTGCCTTTCCGGCACACGGTATCTGCGCCGGTGCGGCGTCGCACGCCAGTCATCATGCTTGACAGCCCAAAAGGCGGAGCCGGGCGTTCGACGCTCGGTGCGCACATGGCGTACTACGGGGCACTGCGGGGCAAGCGGGTCGCGGTGATTGACCTGGATACCAACGGGGACATCGCCCAGAAGTTCGGATTTGCCGACGCTCCAGATGTCAGGGGCTGGCGCGGAAATTCGGTGGAGGAGGCGGTGCGGGACGGGATGTGTCTTGTCCACGAATCCGGCCTGCACCTGTTTCCGTCAGCACAGAGCCCGGAAGTGGTGCTCCAGGACCCGGAGGACGCCCTGCACCTGTTGCAGCTTTGCCTGGAGGAAATGGATGCGGTGCTGCTCGACATGCCGCAGGGATGGACGCCGGTGCACCAGGCTGTGTTGCCGTACACGACGCAGGTGCTGTTTGTCGTCGTGCCAGCGGTGGACCAGCTCGCCCGGATTCAGGAGCACGCAGACAAGTTGGTGTTCGCGGGACTGTCCAAGGCGGATGTGTCGCCGATCCTCAACAAGAGCAAGAAGGCACGGTCAGACGAGCGGGCGATGGCGCAGTACCTGCTGCCGTTCTCCGTACGGGCCGTGGTCCCGTTCGACCCGACCATCGAAAAGCGAGGCGGGATAAACGGCAAGCGGATCGTCCGGGCCATGAAGCCGTTCTGGGACGAAGTGTTTGGATTCGTGGCACCGCGGAAGCGGCGGCGGTGGTTCGGGCTGCTTGGACGGTGA
- a CDS encoding GGDEF domain-containing protein — protein sequence MTEVFTRFLERLAQGMSWREAHMAFWMDLRAFGVEVHEPDGTVHERGILAGQPDWKSRFAVLDVPCSDGVYRVYFRAEPDAEYSEAARFAQAVDALLHDRERLMTEARHDALTGCLNRKGLQEWFADRVRRYTDDMGFVLVLLDFDHFKRLNDTQGHAKGDEALQVIMEALRAELRTYDVLARLGGDEFVLIFEACACHPGIVQRLEGIKQRLPLKDYGLDLTMGVACYPRHGRTLEQLLAQADLSLYRGKQDGRGRIVFDIGHDTGEEGTHGGALD from the coding sequence GTGACGGAGGTGTTCACACGGTTTTTGGAGCGGCTGGCGCAAGGCATGTCTTGGCGGGAAGCGCACATGGCGTTCTGGATGGATTTGCGGGCCTTTGGTGTGGAGGTTCACGAACCGGACGGGACGGTGCATGAGCGTGGAATCCTCGCGGGGCAGCCGGATTGGAAATCGAGATTCGCCGTACTGGACGTCCCCTGTTCGGATGGGGTGTACCGGGTGTATTTCCGGGCGGAACCCGATGCCGAGTATTCAGAGGCGGCGCGGTTCGCGCAGGCAGTGGACGCGCTTTTGCATGACCGCGAACGGCTTATGACGGAGGCGCGTCATGATGCGTTGACCGGGTGTTTGAATCGCAAAGGCTTGCAGGAGTGGTTCGCCGACCGGGTGCGGCGGTACACCGACGACATGGGGTTTGTTTTGGTGCTGCTCGACTTCGACCACTTTAAGCGGCTCAACGACACACAGGGTCATGCAAAAGGAGACGAGGCGCTGCAGGTGATCATGGAGGCACTGCGTGCGGAGCTTCGCACATACGACGTGTTGGCACGTCTGGGCGGAGATGAATTTGTGCTCATCTTCGAGGCATGCGCGTGTCATCCGGGGATTGTGCAGAGGCTTGAGGGCATCAAACAACGCTTGCCCCTCAAGGACTATGGACTTGACCTTACGATGGGCGTGGCCTGTTATCCCCGGCACGGGCGGACGCTCGAACAGCTTCTTGCACAGGCGGATCTGTCTCTGTATCGCGGTAAGCAAGACGGTCGTGGGCGGATTGTGTTTGACATCGGCCACGACACGGGAGAGGAGGGGACGCATGGCGGAGCTTTGGATTGA
- a CDS encoding conjugal transfer protein, producing the protein MPRSYQKLFKQKTVITNLNRHSLGFRLFADDLVTFLLAAFILMLLDSYTPLILVNFVMNRWLFIAGGAFLFTWAARKLDPDGKPLVRYLFGAVAYPFRSHVSDGWTKKARQLVWRRGKVTRRKEAAKVVWTRGDLPLPLKVYGENWSFESGIHLDVRLRRGRAVLTKAGRFRRPGRYRVSGLRPGRYTVQERRLLRRDD; encoded by the coding sequence GTGCCGCGCAGCTATCAGAAGCTGTTCAAACAGAAGACGGTGATCACCAATCTCAATCGTCACAGCCTGGGTTTCAGGCTGTTTGCAGACGACCTGGTCACGTTCCTTCTGGCGGCGTTCATTCTCATGCTCCTTGATTCGTACACACCGCTGATTCTCGTCAACTTCGTCATGAACCGCTGGTTGTTCATCGCCGGAGGCGCTTTCTTGTTCACGTGGGCCGCACGAAAGCTCGACCCGGACGGCAAGCCGTTGGTGCGGTATCTGTTTGGGGCGGTGGCGTATCCGTTTCGGAGTCATGTCAGCGACGGGTGGACGAAAAAGGCACGGCAGTTGGTGTGGCGCCGAGGCAAGGTAACACGACGGAAAGAGGCGGCGAAGGTTGTGTGGACGCGCGGGGACTTGCCGCTGCCGTTGAAAGTGTACGGGGAGAACTGGAGTTTTGAGAGTGGCATACACCTGGATGTCCGCCTACGGCGAGGTAGGGCAGTGCTGACGAAGGCTGGCCGGTTCCGGAGGCCGGGACGGTACCGGGTGTCAGGATTGAGGCCGGGGCGGTACACAGTGCAAGAGAGACGGCTATTGCGTCGGGATGACTGA
- a CDS encoding replication-relaxation family protein, whose translation MILQWRDSDFVPEQQLLGVVFDAGVILRQDALFVLGWSEAKLERYVTRLKNMWPEPLLRGFWVRRNTYAYLLTEVGVRFVHQMIGLDTKPVTIEAQTNHTLGLNAILMRYLRMHGFEGVRWFSTREAADELWFLRKMTSGELDTDLRSTAIRPDAALRTPDGFWWIEYDNATENSRQIWRKYHMYAVNLEPLDASFQRVVWVTKNEARRRFLETIWKRTETSSVQMEFYVENDEGLFCRKTVG comes from the coding sequence GTGATTCTGCAGTGGCGAGACAGTGATTTTGTTCCGGAGCAGCAATTGCTTGGAGTGGTGTTCGACGCGGGAGTCATCTTGCGGCAGGACGCACTGTTTGTGCTGGGGTGGAGTGAAGCGAAACTGGAACGATACGTTACTCGCCTTAAAAACATGTGGCCAGAACCGTTACTTCGAGGATTTTGGGTGCGACGTAACACCTATGCCTACCTGCTAACTGAAGTCGGAGTCCGTTTCGTGCACCAGATGATCGGCCTTGACACTAAGCCAGTAACCATAGAGGCTCAGACGAACCATACCTTGGGACTGAATGCGATTCTCATGCGCTATCTTCGGATGCATGGTTTTGAAGGTGTACGATGGTTCAGCACTCGTGAAGCGGCAGACGAACTGTGGTTTTTGCGAAAGATGACCAGTGGAGAGCTGGATACGGATCTTCGCAGTACTGCTATTCGTCCTGACGCAGCCCTTCGTACACCGGACGGATTCTGGTGGATCGAGTACGACAACGCGACGGAGAACTCACGCCAGATTTGGCGGAAGTACCACATGTACGCAGTGAATCTCGAACCCTTGGATGCTTCATTCCAACGAGTGGTTTGGGTAACCAAGAATGAAGCCAGACGTCGGTTTTTGGAAACAATTTGGAAGCGTACGGAAACTTCAAGCGTTCAAATGGAATTTTATGTAGAGAACGACGAGGGATTATTCTGCAGGAAAACCGTAGGGTAG
- a CDS encoding HU family DNA-binding protein: MTKTELIEELAVRAELTKAKAGRVIETLCEVIGERLQAGESVALPPLGRFIPVQRAARMARNPITGEFVSVPERAAVRFRASEGLKRRLN, translated from the coding sequence GTGACGAAGACGGAATTGATCGAGGAGCTGGCCGTGCGCGCGGAATTGACGAAAGCGAAGGCCGGCCGGGTGATCGAAACGCTGTGCGAAGTCATCGGAGAGCGGCTACAGGCTGGGGAGTCTGTTGCCTTGCCGCCTCTCGGGCGTTTTATTCCAGTCCAGCGTGCGGCGCGCATGGCTCGCAACCCAATAACCGGAGAATTCGTTTCTGTCCCTGAGCGTGCCGCGGTTCGGTTCCGAGCTTCCGAAGGACTGAAACGGAGGTTGAATTGA
- a CDS encoding transglycosylase SLT domain-containing protein produces MLLRVALRRSLLRRHAAWIVLGILLVMFAPATLGLVLVVAVLGRGAAYMADFWNGEIPKDVSPANGIPSMFVAYVQQASLTYHVPMQLIAGEVMVESAWDPTAYADYGGSHAMGLMQFEPETWSGWSNPYCRIDEPDTDAQRIQQYGGYGVDADGMWAPIGTPSRAASQIATLNAQCQARGNTGCAPYASPWDPADALAAGAKYLSALYNQFGTWASASAHYYGGAGQDQYVASVMRYTYAYVLDTPPLQLDGGGFWPFGEADLAMSSAGNDWWSVKGESQNPVVSQFLPSLPIVAPASGSVTWKTSGGTTIITLPLPDGGTLTLRTRGDGAIKWALPKSASVGAAQAGDIVGFIDAKDGFEVSGDLARVIPGGKLTGGVLRPPGHAIGTGGGSG; encoded by the coding sequence GTGCTGCTGCGTGTGGCATTACGGCGGTCGTTGTTGAGACGTCATGCCGCGTGGATCGTGCTCGGAATCCTGCTTGTGATGTTCGCCCCGGCGACCCTCGGGCTCGTGTTGGTGGTGGCGGTCTTGGGCAGAGGGGCGGCGTACATGGCCGATTTCTGGAATGGCGAGATCCCGAAGGATGTCTCGCCCGCCAACGGCATCCCCTCGATGTTCGTGGCATATGTCCAACAGGCGAGTCTCACGTACCACGTTCCCATGCAACTCATCGCGGGTGAAGTCATGGTGGAGTCTGCCTGGGACCCGACCGCGTACGCGGACTACGGTGGGAGCCACGCGATGGGGCTCATGCAGTTCGAACCAGAGACCTGGAGCGGGTGGAGCAATCCGTACTGCAGGATCGACGAACCGGACACCGACGCGCAGCGCATTCAGCAATACGGAGGGTACGGCGTGGACGCGGATGGGATGTGGGCGCCGATTGGTACGCCGTCGCGCGCGGCCAGTCAGATCGCAACGCTCAACGCCCAGTGCCAGGCCAGGGGGAACACAGGGTGCGCGCCGTATGCGAGCCCATGGGACCCGGCGGACGCGCTGGCCGCCGGGGCGAAGTACCTGTCGGCCCTCTACAACCAGTTCGGCACCTGGGCGTCGGCCAGCGCCCATTACTACGGCGGAGCGGGCCAGGACCAGTATGTGGCGAGCGTTATGCGGTACACCTACGCCTACGTGCTGGACACGCCGCCCCTGCAACTGGACGGCGGCGGGTTCTGGCCGTTTGGCGAGGCGGACTTGGCGATGAGTTCAGCGGGGAACGATTGGTGGTCGGTCAAAGGCGAGAGCCAGAACCCGGTCGTCTCGCAGTTCTTGCCTTCGCTGCCGATTGTGGCCCCGGCGTCCGGGTCGGTGACGTGGAAGACGTCTGGCGGCACGACCATCATCACCCTGCCGCTACCAGATGGAGGGACCTTGACGCTTCGCACGCGGGGCGACGGGGCCATAAAGTGGGCGCTGCCCAAAAGCGCGAGCGTAGGGGCAGCGCAAGCGGGTGACATTGTGGGATTCATCGACGCCAAGGACGGTTTCGAGGTGTCGGGAGATTTAGCTCGGGTGATTCCCGGCGGGAAACTGACCGGCGGCGTATTGCGCCCGCCGGGGCATGCCATCGGCACAGGAGGTGGCAGCGGGTGA
- a CDS encoding ATP-binding protein, which yields MDPLVEHILAGAGVVGLASAVGYGTMRDKDSVAMERMRWRGEPRALIARSNHVYNAQETAAWLARLTHFRRPRAERYTKGRVWFTFRVEKDTRGEVWFWFIVPDDRVQGVRGTLPPTLEWHVVAQENRHEASSPENRKTRMRITAKHPMLPFARPGKSDPLVTLLRAMGPKTAVEIAFSPMDGGEAFERVRKAHAKVDPEAARAHSGAAGTREAFAEIGRQTIAELGAAFTGKPAPKPRQGRSQQSKPSMLPHQKARVQGILRRYEELDELFEVTIQFEGEDTGRAQSWFQGMLGALTDVAAENQLVVSRVLKPFVMSAEELAQLVHVPSPDEWAKMPVIRQHARTLGDEEFNTGVAIGYLRHPTQATRLVRIPYDQFTRHFLMTGMTGAGKSSTLVFMIQSIIDEWATQKPGAPKPGFTLVDPASETALIVLSRLQATLPKDSPLWKKVHFVSFSNRDYPVAMNLLRVLSADALVATISRAYGGGARIDEIVDKCVAAFQEDNEVVHVLAGMIPMLKDENWRLPVVRRLKTPLLRSYWEQTYPAQAKNPDYYAPVERRLRPFVSSSTALYFGQPEYALPIREWMDEGHILILDVKALGGELMGLLMGGLIERYYQVALTRLESTALTHFLLVDECHRVQTGVMAKIIAETRKFGLSLGMITQSVEQFDGELKKAIKDVLGNFISLRVGADSARVLAELTQGHFSPDYLRALDDNVAAVFTTVGGKSSSCETKTPPPDVYEGWHPNGKPVNFFDKPALRRRYDELRTFGYELQKELGRPAAEAEARLNFYLEHGYWPDEEKAKTGSLRRRRELSADDLY from the coding sequence ATGGATCCGTTGGTTGAACACATCCTGGCCGGTGCTGGTGTTGTTGGGTTGGCTAGTGCCGTAGGATACGGCACCATGCGAGACAAAGACAGCGTGGCGATGGAGCGAATGCGCTGGAGGGGTGAGCCGCGAGCGCTCATCGCCCGCTCAAACCACGTGTACAACGCACAGGAGACCGCCGCGTGGCTGGCGCGGCTGACGCATTTCCGGCGGCCGAGGGCCGAACGGTACACCAAGGGACGGGTATGGTTCACCTTCCGGGTGGAAAAGGACACGCGCGGTGAGGTGTGGTTCTGGTTTATCGTGCCGGACGACCGGGTGCAAGGGGTTCGAGGGACGCTGCCACCGACGCTGGAATGGCATGTGGTGGCACAGGAGAATCGCCATGAGGCCTCGAGCCCTGAGAACCGCAAGACACGAATGCGGATCACCGCCAAACACCCCATGCTGCCGTTCGCCCGTCCTGGCAAATCCGACCCATTGGTGACGCTGCTGCGGGCGATGGGACCAAAGACCGCCGTGGAGATCGCGTTCAGTCCCATGGACGGGGGCGAAGCGTTTGAACGGGTGCGCAAGGCCCACGCCAAGGTGGACCCGGAGGCGGCCAGAGCCCATTCAGGAGCGGCTGGCACTCGTGAGGCTTTTGCGGAGATTGGGCGGCAAACCATCGCGGAGCTGGGGGCGGCGTTCACGGGAAAACCTGCGCCAAAGCCGAGACAAGGCAGATCGCAACAGTCCAAACCCTCGATGCTCCCGCATCAGAAGGCGCGCGTGCAGGGGATATTGCGGCGGTATGAAGAACTCGACGAGCTATTCGAGGTGACGATTCAGTTTGAGGGTGAGGACACAGGACGCGCTCAGTCATGGTTCCAGGGGATGCTTGGGGCGCTGACGGACGTAGCGGCCGAGAACCAGCTTGTCGTGTCGCGCGTGCTAAAGCCATTTGTGATGTCGGCCGAGGAGTTGGCACAGCTTGTCCACGTTCCGTCGCCGGACGAATGGGCAAAGATGCCGGTGATTCGGCAGCACGCCCGCACCCTGGGCGATGAGGAGTTCAACACGGGGGTCGCGATTGGATACCTGCGACATCCGACGCAGGCCACGCGGTTGGTGAGAATTCCGTATGACCAGTTCACCCGGCATTTCCTCATGACCGGCATGACGGGCGCCGGCAAGTCCTCGACGCTGGTGTTCATGATCCAGTCCATCATCGACGAGTGGGCGACGCAAAAGCCGGGCGCGCCAAAGCCCGGTTTTACGTTGGTGGACCCGGCGTCGGAGACGGCGCTCATCGTCCTGTCGCGCCTGCAAGCGACGCTGCCCAAAGACAGCCCGTTGTGGAAAAAGGTGCACTTTGTCTCTTTCTCGAACCGCGATTATCCGGTGGCGATGAACCTGCTGCGGGTGCTGTCGGCAGACGCGCTGGTGGCGACGATAAGCCGTGCGTATGGCGGCGGGGCGAGGATTGACGAGATCGTGGACAAGTGCGTGGCGGCGTTCCAGGAGGACAACGAAGTGGTGCATGTCCTGGCCGGGATGATCCCGATGCTGAAGGACGAGAACTGGCGCCTGCCGGTGGTGCGCCGACTCAAGACGCCGCTCTTGCGGTCCTACTGGGAACAAACCTATCCAGCACAGGCCAAGAACCCGGACTACTACGCCCCGGTGGAGCGGCGTTTGCGCCCGTTTGTCTCAAGCTCCACGGCACTGTATTTCGGCCAGCCGGAGTACGCCCTGCCGATCCGGGAGTGGATGGACGAGGGTCATATATTGATTCTCGACGTGAAGGCCCTGGGCGGGGAGTTGATGGGGCTGCTGATGGGCGGGCTCATCGAGCGGTACTACCAGGTGGCGCTCACGAGGCTGGAGAGCACAGCGCTGACGCATTTTCTGCTGGTTGACGAGTGCCACCGGGTGCAGACCGGCGTGATGGCGAAAATCATCGCGGAGACACGGAAGTTTGGGTTGAGCCTGGGGATGATCACCCAGTCCGTCGAACAGTTCGACGGGGAACTGAAGAAAGCGATCAAGGATGTGCTGGGCAACTTCATCTCCCTTCGCGTTGGCGCGGACAGCGCAAGGGTGCTGGCGGAACTCACGCAGGGGCACTTTTCACCGGACTACCTACGGGCGCTGGATGACAACGTGGCAGCGGTGTTCACGACGGTGGGCGGGAAGTCTTCGTCGTGCGAGACGAAGACACCGCCGCCCGACGTGTACGAGGGCTGGCACCCGAACGGCAAGCCCGTGAACTTCTTCGACAAGCCAGCGCTTCGCAGGCGGTATGACGAGTTGCGCACGTTCGGATACGAGTTGCAAAAGGAGTTGGGCCGCCCGGCGGCGGAGGCGGAAGCACGGCTCAACTTTTATCTGGAGCATGGGTACTGGCCTGACGAAGAGAAAGCGAAGACTGGTAGCCTTCGTCGTCGGCGGGAGTTGTCGGCGGATGATTTGTACTGA
- a CDS encoding TlpA family protein disulfide reductase: protein MRKDKVVGAAIGVVVVLLAGGVGYEIGHRTGVSRASMNSQSVSTWKGLAQAAPNLESAIKDAPLLAANGAVVPFPADKPVLVFAPWCGHCHETIRLLQQEGLLDRVKLVAAGLAYGSNGAPGSVGTMTLDEAKQTVQESFEALGVHMSADSVLYAMPGTAVDRVIQGYPEILIPHGGHWYVQPGFVADMKFWHNLLDA from the coding sequence ATGCGCAAAGACAAGGTGGTTGGTGCGGCAATTGGGGTGGTCGTGGTGCTGTTGGCCGGGGGTGTCGGCTATGAGATTGGGCACCGTACCGGGGTCTCACGCGCATCAATGAATTCACAGTCAGTGTCAACGTGGAAGGGACTTGCACAGGCCGCTCCGAACTTGGAGTCGGCCATAAAGGACGCCCCATTGCTGGCGGCGAATGGCGCGGTCGTGCCGTTTCCGGCGGACAAGCCCGTATTGGTGTTCGCGCCGTGGTGCGGTCATTGTCACGAAACGATTCGGTTGTTGCAGCAAGAAGGGCTGTTGGACAGGGTCAAACTGGTGGCCGCCGGACTCGCTTACGGAAGCAACGGGGCGCCCGGATCGGTAGGAACGATGACGCTTGATGAGGCCAAACAGACGGTGCAGGAGTCTTTTGAGGCCCTGGGCGTACACATGTCAGCCGACAGCGTGTTGTACGCCATGCCTGGGACGGCGGTGGATAGGGTGATCCAGGGGTATCCAGAGATCCTGATACCGCACGGCGGCCACTGGTACGTCCAGCCTGGGTTCGTGGCGGACATGAAGTTCTGGCACAACCTACTCGACGCCTGA